Proteins found in one Amphiura filiformis chromosome 14, Afil_fr2py, whole genome shotgun sequence genomic segment:
- the LOC140169153 gene encoding adenosine receptor A1-like, producing MWLQNSTLHQINSTDSIEKATGEKSTALYLSVIILLFSVGFIGNVLILSAVYLQKKLREIGYAFSCNLAISDICVLVLSDIFIIVGIGSDGEVLLNHPTLCKMSSYLCLAICSCSIWNIAMGSLHSCIRICFRLQYHKIFTKNTVGLFLISTWLFAFIVLSPTLFGWGNHVYDPLYYYCVFNYKASKSYTVFLVAFGVIVPFLITACSFIMIIFNVVSSRITVRQSLNGSRHKKIEVQPTEVPAMCWGERYAASSPRQQPARINSADLRLLRSFLFIALYMITSWLFLLVIWLSTLDFSPNQKIVAMTIAHTHCSINGLLYIATNKYFRKAAIQIVNCKQGKSGPKTMKTQNS from the coding sequence ATGTGGCTTCAAAATAGTACTCTGCATCAAATAAACTCAACTGATTCCATCGAAAAAGCTACAGGAGAAAAATCCACTGCTCTTTATCTCAGCGTGATTATCTTGCTTTTTAGTGTTGGTTTCATTGGAAACGTTCTGATTTTGTCAGCGGTGTACCTCCAAAAGAAACTTCGAGAAATCGGCTATGCTTTCTCATGCAACCTGGCTATATCTGATATCTGCGTTCTTGTGCTCTCAGATATCTTTATCATCGTAGGTATAGGCAGCGATGGAGAAGTACTCCTTAATCACCCTACTCTGTGTAAAATGTCCTCCTATCTCTGCCTCGCGATATGCTCTTGCTCCATATGGAACATCGCCATGGGAAGTCTACATTCGTGTATCAGAATCTGTTTTCGGCTACAATATCACAAGATCTTCACGAAGAACACGGTGGGTCTTTTCTTGATATCGACTTGGCTTTTTGCCTTTATTGTTCTCTCGCCTACTCTATTTGGTTGGGGTAATCACGTCTATGACCCGCTGTATTATTACTGCGTCTTCAACTACAAAGCCTCGAAGAGTTACACCGTATTCTTAGTAGCATTTGGCGTCATTGTGCCTTTCTTGATCACAGCTTGTTCCTTCATTATGATCATCTTCAACGTGGTGTCAAGTCGGATTACAGTGCGTCAAAGCCTTAATGGTAGCCGTCACAAGAAGATCGAGGTTCAACCAACAGAAGTACCTGCGATGTGTTGGGGAGAAAGATACGCCGCGTCTTCGCCGCGTCAACAACCAGCTCGCATTAATAGCGCAGATCTACGTCTGCTTCGCTCATTCCTATTCATTGCACTCTATATGATCACCTCGTGGTTGTTTCTGCTGGTCATCTGGTTGAGTACGTTGGATTTCTCACCGAACCAGAAGATTGTTGCTATGACTATTGCACATACCCATTGTAGCATCAATGGCTTGCTATACATCGCTACAAATAAGTATTTCCGCAAAGCAGCTATTCAGATAGTAAATTGCAAGCAAGGCAAGAGTGGACCGAAAACCATGAAAACACAAAACTCTTAA